The following is a genomic window from Pseudomonas promysalinigenes.
GTCGATGTGGTAGATACGGTCGATCAGCGTATCGCCTTCGGCGACCAGTGCCGACAGCACCAGGCTCGCAGAGGCGCGCAAGTCGGTGGCCATCACCGGGGCTCCTTTGAGGGCCGGTACACCGGTGACGATCGCGGTGTTGCCTTCGACCTGAATCTGCGCGCCCATGCGGTGCATTTCGTACACGTGCATGAAGCGGTTTTCGAAGATCGTCTCGATCACGGCACCCGTGCCTTCGGCGATGGCATTGAGCGAGATGAACTGCGCCTGCATGTCGGTTGGGAACGCCGGATACGGGGCAGTGCGCAGGTTGACGGCTTTCGGCCGCTTACCGTGCATGTCTAGCTCGATCCAGTCATCACCGGTGGTGAGGTCGGCGCCCGCTTCTTTGAGTTTTTCCAGCACTGCTTCAAGGATGGTCGGGTCGGTATCCTTGACCTTGACCCGGCCACCGGTCACGGCCGCAGCCACCAGGTAGGTGCCCGTTTCGATACGGTCGGGCATGACACGGTAGCTGGCCGAATGCAGGCGCTCGACGCCATCGATGGTGATGGTATCGGTACCTGCGCCCTGAACCTTGCCACCCATGGCATTGATGAAGTTGGCAAGGTCCACCACTTCAGGCTCGCGCGCGGCGTTCTGCAGTACGCTGCGGCCCTTGGCCAAGGCTGCGGCCATCATGATGTTCTCGGTACCGGTCACGCTGACGGTGTCGAAGAAGAAGTGCGCGCCGCGCAGGCCGCCTTCAGGCGCCTTGGCCTTGATATAGCCGCCTTCGACTTCGATGTTGGCGCCCATGGCCTCCAGGCCACGGATATGCAGGTCGACCGGACGCGAGCCGATGGCGCAGCCACCTGGCAGTGCCACTTCAGCCTCACCGAAGCGAGCGACCATTGGGCCGAGCACCAGGATCGAGGCCCGCATGGTCTTGACCAGCTCGTAGGGGGCTACCAGGGTCTTGATGGTACGGGGGTCGATTTCCACCGCCAGCTTTTCGTCGATCACAGGCTCGATGCCCATGCGCCCGAACAGCTCGATCATGGTGGTGATGTCGTGCAGGTGCGGCAAGTTGCCGACGGTAACAGGCCCATCGGCCAGCAGGGTCGCCGCGAGGATCGGCAAGGCTGCGTTCTTCGCGCCGGAAATGCGGATCTCGCCGTCTAGACGAGCGCCGCCAGTAATAATCAGTTTGTCCATTGGAGTCTCGCCGCCACGTTGGCTCAGGTGCGCTCAGCCCAGGCTGCGCTGCTGAAAAATTTCATGGTTACCGCGTGGATGCTGCCATTGGCGATCCACGGATTCAGATGAGCGTAGATCGCCTGCTGACGTTTGACCGGGCTCAGGCCAGCCAACTCGTCGCTGATCACGTTCAACTGGAAGTTGCAGCCTTCGCCTTCAACTTCGACCCGGGACCCGGGCAATTTTTCTTCAAGGAAGCTCTTAACTTCTACGGCCTGCATGCTCAACCTCAATCGGCGCCCGATGCGCACGGGTCGGCCATCATACAAAAAAGCCCCTCGCCTGCGAAGCCCAACGAGAGGGCACGCGACCGAGGGGCCTCGCTTTACCACCAATGCATCAGTTTGCCAGCACCTCGTCGAGGTCATAAACCCCGGCGATTTCGCGCATGTCTTCGGGCATCCCACGCACCTCGAAGGCCTTGCCGGCTGCCTGCGCGTCACGAATGAAGGCCAGCAGCAGCGACAGGCCGACGCTGGTCGAGCGCGCCACCGCCGAGCAATCCAGCACCAGCCGGGCCTCACGGCAACGCTCGATCAACGACTTGCCCTGCTTGCGCAGGGCCGGCCCGCTGCGGTAATCCAGCTCGCCAGCCAGGCGCAGCACGCCCGGCTCGGCCATGGTTACAGCGGCCTGGCTCATTTAACAGCCTTGTCTGGCGAGGTTTCGGCGGTCTGCTTGGCCTTGGCCACTTCGCCAGCCCAGCCATCGATGGTCTTGTCCAGGTCGTTGCCATTGCGCTGCATGGCATCGGCGAACTGATCGCGGAACAACTTGCCGACATTGATGCCGTTGACGATCACGTTACGCACTTTCCACTCGCCGCCGAGGTTTTCCAGGGTGTACTGCACCGGGTACACCGCACCGTTGTTGCCGGTGACCTTCATACCGACACTGGCGCGCTTGCCGTCGTCAGCCTTGGCCGGGTCGACGGTGATGCCCTGGTTGTTGTACTCCAGCAGTGCGTTGCCATAGAACTGCATCAGGCTGCGCTTGAAGTTCTCCTGAAAACGCTGCATCTGCTCGGGCGTTGCCTTGCGCGAATACTTGACGGTCATGATGCTTTTGGAAATGCCCTCGGCATCCACCACCGGCCCAAGGATGCGGTTCAGCGCGTCGTAGAACGCATTGGGATTGGCTTTGTACTGCTCCTTGTTGGCCTTCAGGTCGCCCAGTAGCTCGTTGGTGGTGCTCTGCACCACCTCGTGCGGCGATTGCGCGGCCAGCGCCATCAGAGGGAAGGCCGCCAGCAATACCAGCAAGCCACGTCGCAGGATCGAAATCATGGATACTCCTTAATTAGCCGGTTGTGCTTCTTTAGGTTCCTTGCCAACGGAATTGAGCAGGAACTTGCCAATCAGATCTTCCAGCACCAGCGCCGACTGAGTGTCGTGGATGGTCGAGCCGTCTTTGAGCACCTCTTCTTCACCGCCCACACTGATGCCGATGTATTTCTCGCCAAGCAAACCGGCGGTCAGGATCGAGGCAGTGGAATCGGTCGGCAAATTGTTCACCGACTTGTCCAGCTGCAGCGTTACCCGGCCGGTGAAGGAATCACGGTCCAGATCGATGGCGGTGACCTTGCCGATGGTCACACCCGCCATGGTCACCTTAGCTCTGACAGTCAAACCGGCGATATTGTCGAAGTACGCATAAACTTTATAGGTATCGCTGGTCGGGCTGGCCGACAGCCCGCTGACACGCAGAGCCAGCAGCAGCAGCGCCAGAATCCCGGCCAGAAGGAACAGGCCGACACCGATTTCCAGGGTGCGGTTTTGCATCAGAAATCTCCAAACATCAAGGCGGTCAGAATAAAGTCCAGACCCAGCACTGCCAGCGAGGCGTAGACCACGGTCTTGGTGGTGGCACGGCTGATCCCCTCTGAGGTGGGTTCGCAGTCGTAGCCCTGGAAAACGGCAATCCAGGTGGTGACGAAGGCGAACACCAGGCTCTTGATCAGCCCATTGAGCACGTCGTCGGTAAAGGAAACGCTGTTCTGCATGTTGGCCCAGAACGAGCCTTCATAAACGCCCAGCCAGTCGACCGCCACCCAGGAGCCACCCCAGATGCCCACCACGCTGAAGATCAGCGCCAGCAGCGGCAACGAGATGAAACCCGCCCACAGGCGCGGTGCGACGATGTACTTGAGCGGGTCGACGCCGATCATTTCCAGGCTCGACAGTTGCTCGGTGGACTTCATGTTGCCGATTTCGGCAGTCAGCGCAGAACCTGCACGGCCGGCGAACAACAACGCAGTGACTACCGGGCCGAGCTCACGCAGCAGGGTCAGGGCAACCATCTGCCCCACCGCCTGCTCCGAGCCGTACTTGGTGAGGATGCTGTAGCCCTGCAGGGCCAGCACCATACCGATGAACATGCCGGAAACCACGACGATCGCCAGCGACAGCACGCCTACCGAGTACAGCTGCTTGGTCAGCAACTGGAAGCCGCCACCGATACCGCCACGGCCAATCAGCGCATGGAACAGGAACAGGCACGAGCGGCCGAGCACAGCCAGCACGTCGATCGCCGAACGCCCGAGCAGGCGAATACGTTCGATTAAGGATTTTCTGCGCATCAACGCGCCCCCAGCAGATCGGCGCGGTAGTCAGGCGCAGGAAAATGGAAGGGAACCGGGCCGTCCGGGTCGCCCTTCATGAATTGGCGAATGCGCGGGTTGTCCGAGCCCATCAGTTCGTCAGGCGTGCCCTGGCCCAGCACCTGGCCATCACCGACCACATAGATGTAATCCGCGATACTGGCGGTTTCGGCAAGGTCGTGAGACACCACGATGCTGGTAATGCCCAAGGCATCGTTGAGCAGGCGGATCAGGCGCACAAGCACACCCATGGCGATCGGGTCCTGCCCGACGAACGGCTCATCATACATGAGGATCTGCGGGTCCAGAGCGATCGCCCGGGCCAGTGCCACACGGCGCTTCATACCACCCGAGAGCTCGTCCGGCATCAGGTCGATAGCCCCGCGCAGACCCACGGCCTGTAGCTTCATCAACACGATGTCGCGGATCATTTCGTCCGAAAGCTGGGTATGCACACGCAGGGGAAATGCGACGTTCTCGAACACATCGAGGTCGGTGAACAGCGCACCGCTCTGGAACAGCACGCCCATCTGCTTGCGCGCGTCGAACAGATCGCTGCGCGACAGGCTCGGCAGGTTCTGCCCGGCTACCCAGACCTCACCGCTCGAGGGCCTCAGCTGCGCGCCCATCAGGCGCAGCAGCGTGGTCTTGCCGCAACCCGACGGCCCCATGATCCCGGTGACTTTGCCACGCGGGATACGGATGTCGACATTGCTGAAAATGCTGCGCGAACCGCGCTTGAAGGTAACCCCCTTCAACTCGACCGCGTAGGCGCTATCCACACTCATCTAGACTCCTTGCTAGTGCAGCCTCGCACTCAGTGACGCCGGCCTTCATCGTGAAGACACATGCACTCGCGGCAGGCCGAATAGCGGCGAACTATAGCACCGCTGGGCATGCGCCCCAAGGCCATGAAACGTGTCATTCAGGGGTGCGACAGGGTTTGCAGACAATTGTTCAGACAATCGAGTGGGTGAGCCTTTCTTCCATTGCAGCTATAATCGCCGCCTTTTCATCAGGCAGTGCTTTCTACATGAGCCAATCCAACGAGCTGATCCAGTCCGCCCAGCGCACACTGCGCCTGGAACTCGAGGCCATACAAGGCCTGGCAGCCAGCATCGACGCGAACTTCGTCAAGGCCTGCGAGCTGATCCTGGCCAGCACCGGGCGAGTGGTTGTAGTCGGCATGGGCAAATCGGGGCACATCGGCAACAAGATCGCCGCCACCCTGGCCAGCACTGGCACGCCTGCTTTCTTCGTGCACCCGGCCGAGGCCAGCCACGGCGACATGGGCATGATCACCCAGGACGATGTGATCCTGGCGTTGTCCAATTCTGGCAGCACGAGCGAAATCGTGACCCTGCTGCCGCTGATCAAGCGCCTTGGCATCAAGATGATCAGCCTTACCGGCAACCCGGACTCACCATTGGCCCAGGCTGCCGAGGTCAACCTTGATGCGCGGGTCGCCCACGAAGCCTGCCCGCTCAACCTGGCACCAACCTCCTCCACCACTGCCGCGCTGGTGCTGGGCGACGCCCTGGCCATCGCCCTGCTCGAAGCGCGCGGCTTCACCGCTGAAGATTTCGCCTTCTCGCACCCAGGCGGCGCCCTGGGCCGCCGCCTGCTGCTCAAGGTCGAGAACGTCATGCATGCGGGCGACGAGCTGCCACAGGTCAAGCGCGGTACACTGCTCAAGCATGCGCTGCTGGAAATGTCCCGCAAAGGCCTGGGCATGACCGTGGTGCTCGAGCAAGACGGCAGCCTGGCAGGGATTTTCACCGATGGTGACCTGCGCCGCAGCCTGGACCGCAACATCGACGTGCATACCGCACTGATCGACGAAGTGATGACCGTACACGGCAAGACCGCCCGCGCCGAGATGCTCGCCGCCGAAGCGCTGAAGATCATGGAAGATCACAAGATCAGCGCCCTGGTGGTGGTCGATGGCAACGACCGACCGACCGGCGCTTTGAACATGCATGACCTGCTGCGCGCAGGGGTGATGTAACCGGGAGCGATGACGATGAACCAGAACCTGATGCAGCGTGGCAAGGCCATCAAACTCGCCGTGTTCGATGTGGACGGGGTGCTCACCGATGGGCGCCTGTATTTCCTTGAAGACGGCAGCGAATTCAAGACCTTCAACACCCTCGACGGCCATGGCATCAAGATGCTCATGGCATCTGGCGTGACCACCGCCATCATCAGCGGGCGCAAGACCCCGGTGGTCGAGCGCCGCGCCAGGAACCTCGGCATACCCCACCTGTACCAGGGCCGCGAGGACAAACTGGTGGTGCTCGACGGTCTGCTTGCCGAACTGGGCCTAAGCTATGAGCAGGTCGCCTACCTGGGCGACGACCTTCCGGACCTGCCGGTCATTCGCCGGGTTGGGTTGGGCATGGCAGTGGCCAATGCTGCACCTTTCGTGCGTCAGCACGCCCATGGCGTGACCGAGGCACGCGGCGGTGAAGGCGCCGCTCGCGAGTTCTGTGAACTGATCATGCAGGCCCAGGGCACCCTGGACGCTGCCAACGCCAACTACCTTTAAGGCTGCCCATGCTCAGCAAGAAAGCCCGCAACATCGCGCTGTTCGTGGTCATTGCCGCGCTGCTGGCGGCCGTCGGTTACTGGAATGTCAGCCCCGAGCGCTTCCTGGAAGAGCCAGCGGCGCAGGTCGACGAAAGCGCCATCGACTACTATGCGATCAACGCCCATAGCGTGCAGTTTCTGCCAGACGGCAAACTGCAGTACGAAATGACTGCCGACAAAGTCGAGCACCTCAAGGCCAGCGAGGTCACTCTGGTGACCACGCCAGACCTGCACATGTACCGCGGTACCCAGTACCCATGGCATGTGCAGAGCGTTCGCGCCGAGGTCAACCCTGACGGCAGCGAAGTCGAACTGATCGATAACGTGCGCATTGCCCGCACCGACGAAAAACAGCGCGATACCATCATCACCAGCTCGCGCATGACCGTATTCCCACAGAAGCAATATGCGCAGACCGAGCAAGCCGTTAGAATCGACGGCGCCGGTGGCACAACCACAGGCAAGGGAATGAAAGCGTATTTGAAAGAAAGCAAGATCGACTTGCTCTCTAACGTAAGAGGACAGTATGAGGCTCGTTAAAACCCTCCCCCTTTTGCTCAGCCTGAGCGCAGCACTGGGAAGCGCGAGCGCCTTCGCCCTGCCGACCGACCGTGACCAGCCTATCCGTATCCAGGCCGACAACGCGCACCTGGACGACAAGCAAGGCGTGGCCACCTACACCGGCGATGTGATCATCACCCAGGGCTCGATGATGATCAAAGGCAACACCGTCACCATGACCCGCGCCGCCAATGGCGACATCGACGTGGTGACTTCGGTGGGCAACCTGGCGTATTTCGAACAGCAGCAGAGTACGGCCAAGCCCGACAAGATGAAGGGGTGGGCGGTGACCATCCAGTACCAGGCGCAGAAAGACACGGTTATCCTCACTGACCGCGCCAAGGTCGAAAACGAAGGCAACACCACCGAGGGCGAGAAGATCGTCTACAACACCAAGTCCCAGGTTGCGACCGCCGGTCGCGGTGGCAACGTGACTCAGCCACGTCAGCGCATCGACATGGTGATCCAGCCTAAGAAGAAGGCCGAGTAAATGGCAACCCTCAAAGCCCAGCATCTGGCCAAGAGCTACAAAGGCCGGCAAGTGGTACGTGATGTCAGCCTGTCGATCGACAGCGGGCAGATCGTCGGCCTGCTTGGCCCCAATGGCGCCGGCAAGACCACCTGCTTCTACATGATCGTGGGCCTGGTGCAGGCCGACCAGGGGCGCGTACTGATCGACACCCTCGATGTCAGCCACCAGCCCATGCACGGGCGCGCCCGTGCAGGCATCGGCTATCTGCCGCAGGAAGCTTCGATCTTCCGCAAGCTGTCGGTGGCCGACAACATCATGGCCATCCTCGAGACCCGCAAGGACATCGACCGCGAGGGCCGGCGCAAAGAGCTGGAAAGCCTGCTCCAGGAATTCCACATCAGCCACATCCGCGACAACCTCGGCATGAGCCTGTCCGGCGGTGAACGCCGAAGGGTGGAAATCGCCCGCGCCCTGGCCACTGCGCCTAAGTTCATCCTGCTGGACGAGCCGTTCGCTGGTGTAGACCCGATCTCCGTGGGCGACATCAAGCAGATCATTCATCACCTCAAAGCCAAGGGTATCGGGGTGCTGATCACCGACCACAATGTGCGTGAAACCCTGGATATCTGCGAAACCGCCTACATCGTCAATGACGGTCAACTGATCGCCGAGGGTGACGCCGAGACCATTCTGGCCAACGACCTGGTCAAGGAGGTTTACCTGGGTCACGAGTTCCGACTCTGACCGCAGGTTCTGCCTGGAGCACTGGCACTGTGCCCCAGTGGGGGCTTAAGTTGTTACAGCGCTCTAGGCAAACGCTACATTTTAAGGCATAAAACTTGCTTGATTTGGCGCCCCGGCGCCCTCGTGTAGTGGATGGCGCATGCGCGCCGGCGAACAAGGTATTAAGCCCCAGCCATGAAACCATCGCTCGTCCTAAAAATGGGCCAGCAACTGACGATGACCCCGCAGTTGCAACAGGCCATCCGTCTGCTTCAGCTCTCCACCCTGGACCTCCAACAGGAAATCCAGGAGGCGCTGGAATCCAATCCCATGCTCGAACGTCAGGAAGACGGCGACGACTTCGACAACAGCGACCCCATGGCGGACAACGCCGAGAACAAGCCAGCCGCCGAAGTTCAGGAGACTAGCTTCCAGGAAAGCACCAGCAGTGCCGAAAGCCTGGAAGACGCAGAATGGAACGAGCGAATCCCCAACGAGTTGCCGGTCGATACCGCCTGGGAAGATATCTACCAGACCAGCGCCAGCAGCCTGCCAAGCAATGACGACGACGAGTGGGATTTCACTACCCGAACATCGGCCGGCGAAAGCCTGCAGAGCCACCTGCTGTGGCAGCTGAACCTGGCCCCGATGTCCGATACTGACCGCCTGATAGCTGTCACCCTGATCGACAGCATCAATAACCAGGGCTACCTGGAAGATACCCTCGAAGAAATCTGCGCAGGCTTCGACCCAGAACTGGACATCGAGCTCGACGAAGTCGAAGCAGTGCTGCACCGCATCCAGCAGTTCGAACCGGCCGGCGTCGCTGCCCGCACGTTGGGCGAGTGCCTGCTGCTGCAATTGCGCCAACTGCCGGCCAGCACCCCGTGGATGAGCGAAGCCCAGCGCCTGGTGACCGACTTCATAGACCTGCTCGGCAGCCGCGATTACAGCCAACTGATGCGCCGCATGAAGCTCAAGGAAGACGAGCTGCGTCAGGTGATAGAGCTGGTGCAGAGCCTAAACCCGCGCCCGGGCTCGCAGATCGAGTCGAGCGAGCCGGAATACGTGGTACCCGACGTGATCGTGCGCAAGGACAGCGAACGCTGGCTGGTGGAACTGAACCAGGAAGCGATCCCGCGCCTGCGCGTGAACCCGCAATACGCCGGCTTCGTGCGCC
Proteins encoded in this region:
- the lptA gene encoding lipopolysaccharide transport periplasmic protein LptA gives rise to the protein MRLVKTLPLLLSLSAALGSASAFALPTDRDQPIRIQADNAHLDDKQGVATYTGDVIITQGSMMIKGNTVTMTRAANGDIDVVTSVGNLAYFEQQQSTAKPDKMKGWAVTIQYQAQKDTVILTDRAKVENEGNTTEGEKIVYNTKSQVATAGRGGNVTQPRQRIDMVIQPKKKAE
- the lptC gene encoding LPS export ABC transporter periplasmic protein LptC, producing MLSKKARNIALFVVIAALLAAVGYWNVSPERFLEEPAAQVDESAIDYYAINAHSVQFLPDGKLQYEMTADKVEHLKASEVTLVTTPDLHMYRGTQYPWHVQSVRAEVNPDGSEVELIDNVRIARTDEKQRDTIITSSRMTVFPQKQYAQTEQAVRIDGAGGTTTGKGMKAYLKESKIDLLSNVRGQYEAR
- a CDS encoding BolA family protein, whose protein sequence is MQAVEVKSFLEEKLPGSRVEVEGEGCNFQLNVISDELAGLSPVKRQQAIYAHLNPWIANGSIHAVTMKFFSSAAWAERT
- the lptB gene encoding LPS export ABC transporter ATP-binding protein is translated as MATLKAQHLAKSYKGRQVVRDVSLSIDSGQIVGLLGPNGAGKTTCFYMIVGLVQADQGRVLIDTLDVSHQPMHGRARAGIGYLPQEASIFRKLSVADNIMAILETRKDIDREGRRKELESLLQEFHISHIRDNLGMSLSGGERRRVEIARALATAPKFILLDEPFAGVDPISVGDIKQIIHHLKAKGIGVLITDHNVRETLDICETAYIVNDGQLIAEGDAETILANDLVKEVYLGHEFRL
- the mlaD gene encoding outer membrane lipid asymmetry maintenance protein MlaD, producing MQNRTLEIGVGLFLLAGILALLLLALRVSGLSASPTSDTYKVYAYFDNIAGLTVRAKVTMAGVTIGKVTAIDLDRDSFTGRVTLQLDKSVNNLPTDSTASILTAGLLGEKYIGISVGGEEEVLKDGSTIHDTQSALVLEDLIGKFLLNSVGKEPKEAQPAN
- a CDS encoding KdsC family phosphatase, which translates into the protein MNQNLMQRGKAIKLAVFDVDGVLTDGRLYFLEDGSEFKTFNTLDGHGIKMLMASGVTTAIISGRKTPVVERRARNLGIPHLYQGREDKLVVLDGLLAELGLSYEQVAYLGDDLPDLPVIRRVGLGMAVANAAPFVRQHAHGVTEARGGEGAAREFCELIMQAQGTLDAANANYL
- a CDS encoding MlaC/ttg2D family ABC transporter substrate-binding protein encodes the protein MISILRRGLLVLLAAFPLMALAAQSPHEVVQSTTNELLGDLKANKEQYKANPNAFYDALNRILGPVVDAEGISKSIMTVKYSRKATPEQMQRFQENFKRSLMQFYGNALLEYNNQGITVDPAKADDGKRASVGMKVTGNNGAVYPVQYTLENLGGEWKVRNVIVNGINVGKLFRDQFADAMQRNGNDLDKTIDGWAGEVAKAKQTAETSPDKAVK
- a CDS encoding KpsF/GutQ family sugar-phosphate isomerase, which produces MSQSNELIQSAQRTLRLELEAIQGLAASIDANFVKACELILASTGRVVVVGMGKSGHIGNKIAATLASTGTPAFFVHPAEASHGDMGMITQDDVILALSNSGSTSEIVTLLPLIKRLGIKMISLTGNPDSPLAQAAEVNLDARVAHEACPLNLAPTSSTTAALVLGDALAIALLEARGFTAEDFAFSHPGGALGRRLLLKVENVMHAGDELPQVKRGTLLKHALLEMSRKGLGMTVVLEQDGSLAGIFTDGDLRRSLDRNIDVHTALIDEVMTVHGKTARAEMLAAEALKIMEDHKISALVVVDGNDRPTGALNMHDLLRAGVM
- a CDS encoding STAS domain-containing protein; the protein is MSQAAVTMAEPGVLRLAGELDYRSGPALRKQGKSLIERCREARLVLDCSAVARSTSVGLSLLLAFIRDAQAAGKAFEVRGMPEDMREIAGVYDLDEVLAN
- a CDS encoding RNA polymerase factor sigma-54, with the protein product MKPSLVLKMGQQLTMTPQLQQAIRLLQLSTLDLQQEIQEALESNPMLERQEDGDDFDNSDPMADNAENKPAAEVQETSFQESTSSAESLEDAEWNERIPNELPVDTAWEDIYQTSASSLPSNDDDEWDFTTRTSAGESLQSHLLWQLNLAPMSDTDRLIAVTLIDSINNQGYLEDTLEEICAGFDPELDIELDEVEAVLHRIQQFEPAGVAARTLGECLLLQLRQLPASTPWMSEAQRLVTDFIDLLGSRDYSQLMRRMKLKEDELRQVIELVQSLNPRPGSQIESSEPEYVVPDVIVRKDSERWLVELNQEAIPRLRVNPQYAGFVRRADTSADNTFMRNQLQEARWFIKSLQSRNETLMKVATQIVEHQRGFLDHGDEAMKPLVLHDIAEAVGMHESTISRVTTQKFMHTPRGIYELKYFFSSHVSTAEGGECSSTAIRAIIKKLVAAENQKKPLSDSKIAGLLEAQGIQVARRTVAKYRESLGIAPSSERKRLM
- the mlaE gene encoding lipid asymmetry maintenance ABC transporter permease subunit MlaE; the encoded protein is MRRKSLIERIRLLGRSAIDVLAVLGRSCLFLFHALIGRGGIGGGFQLLTKQLYSVGVLSLAIVVVSGMFIGMVLALQGYSILTKYGSEQAVGQMVALTLLRELGPVVTALLFAGRAGSALTAEIGNMKSTEQLSSLEMIGVDPLKYIVAPRLWAGFISLPLLALIFSVVGIWGGSWVAVDWLGVYEGSFWANMQNSVSFTDDVLNGLIKSLVFAFVTTWIAVFQGYDCEPTSEGISRATTKTVVYASLAVLGLDFILTALMFGDF
- a CDS encoding ATP-binding cassette domain-containing protein yields the protein MSVDSAYAVELKGVTFKRGSRSIFSNVDIRIPRGKVTGIMGPSGCGKTTLLRLMGAQLRPSSGEVWVAGQNLPSLSRSDLFDARKQMGVLFQSGALFTDLDVFENVAFPLRVHTQLSDEMIRDIVLMKLQAVGLRGAIDLMPDELSGGMKRRVALARAIALDPQILMYDEPFVGQDPIAMGVLVRLIRLLNDALGITSIVVSHDLAETASIADYIYVVGDGQVLGQGTPDELMGSDNPRIRQFMKGDPDGPVPFHFPAPDYRADLLGAR
- the murA gene encoding UDP-N-acetylglucosamine 1-carboxyvinyltransferase; this encodes MDKLIITGGARLDGEIRISGAKNAALPILAATLLADGPVTVGNLPHLHDITTMIELFGRMGIEPVIDEKLAVEIDPRTIKTLVAPYELVKTMRASILVLGPMVARFGEAEVALPGGCAIGSRPVDLHIRGLEAMGANIEVEGGYIKAKAPEGGLRGAHFFFDTVSVTGTENIMMAAALAKGRSVLQNAAREPEVVDLANFINAMGGKVQGAGTDTITIDGVERLHSASYRVMPDRIETGTYLVAAAVTGGRVKVKDTDPTILEAVLEKLKEAGADLTTGDDWIELDMHGKRPKAVNLRTAPYPAFPTDMQAQFISLNAIAEGTGAVIETIFENRFMHVYEMHRMGAQIQVEGNTAIVTGVPALKGAPVMATDLRASASLVLSALVAEGDTLIDRIYHIDRGYECIEEKLQMLGAKIRRVPG